One stretch of Streptomyces sp. NBC_01363 DNA includes these proteins:
- the hutI gene encoding imidazolonepropionase → MTTTAITNIASLVTNDPSLRADSPLGSIQDAAVVIEGDRVVWTGESSKAPATDNAVDAGGRAMIPGFVDSHSHLLFAGDRTEEFNARMSGRAYSAGGIRTTVAATRAATDEELAANVARYLAEALRQGTTTFETKSGYGLTVEDEARALRIAAQHTEEVTYLGAHIVSPDYADDPAGYVDLVTGAMLDACAPYARWIDVFCEKGAFDGDQARAILTAGMAKGLHPRVHANQLGHGPGVQLAVELDAASADHCTHLTDADVDALAQGSTVATLLPGAEFSTRATWPDARRILDAGATVALSTDCNPGSSFTSSMPFCIALAVRDMGMTPDEALWSATAGGAAALRRTDIGRIAPGARADLVLLDAPSHVHLAYRPGVPLVHAVWRHGERAV, encoded by the coding sequence ATGACGACGACCGCCATCACCAACATCGCCAGCCTGGTCACCAACGACCCCTCCCTGCGCGCGGATTCCCCCCTGGGCTCCATCCAGGACGCGGCCGTCGTCATCGAGGGCGACCGGGTCGTCTGGACCGGTGAATCAAGCAAAGCACCCGCCACTGACAACGCCGTCGACGCGGGTGGCCGGGCGATGATCCCCGGCTTCGTCGACTCCCACTCCCACCTGCTGTTCGCGGGCGACCGCACCGAGGAGTTCAACGCCCGGATGTCCGGCCGCGCCTACAGCGCGGGCGGTATCAGGACCACGGTCGCCGCCACCCGCGCCGCCACCGACGAAGAGCTCGCCGCCAACGTCGCCCGCTACCTCGCCGAGGCGCTGCGCCAGGGCACCACCACCTTCGAGACCAAGTCCGGCTACGGCCTCACCGTCGAGGACGAGGCCCGCGCCCTGCGCATCGCCGCCCAGCACACCGAGGAGGTCACCTACCTCGGCGCCCACATCGTCTCCCCGGACTACGCCGACGACCCGGCCGGCTACGTCGACCTGGTCACCGGAGCGATGCTCGACGCCTGTGCCCCGTACGCCCGTTGGATCGACGTCTTCTGCGAGAAGGGCGCCTTCGACGGCGACCAGGCCCGCGCGATCCTGACCGCGGGCATGGCGAAGGGCCTGCACCCCCGCGTCCACGCCAACCAGCTGGGACACGGGCCCGGCGTCCAGCTCGCCGTCGAACTCGACGCCGCGTCCGCCGACCACTGCACCCACCTCACCGACGCCGACGTCGACGCACTGGCCCAGGGCAGCACCGTCGCCACCCTGCTCCCCGGCGCCGAGTTCTCCACCCGCGCCACCTGGCCCGACGCCCGCCGCATTCTCGACGCGGGCGCCACCGTCGCGCTCTCGACCGACTGCAACCCGGGCTCGTCGTTCACGTCCTCCATGCCCTTCTGCATCGCCCTCGCCGTACGCGACATGGGCATGACGCCGGACGAGGCCCTCTGGTCCGCCACCGCGGGCGGCGCCGCGGCCCTGCGCCGTACCGACATCGGCCGCATCGCCCCCGGCGCCCGCGCCGACCTGGTGCTTCTCGACGCGCCCAGTCATGTCCACCTCGCCTACCGGCCGGGCGTTCCGCTGGTCCACGCGGTCTGGCGGCACGGCGAGCGCGCCGTCTGA
- a CDS encoding roadblock/LC7 domain-containing protein produces MEPAAEAQEVLAELQRLRAAVPLLSGALVAGTDGYVLAHDTPGVEPESVAALTATAFGVAVRMAEATGRGGFGELLVRGESGCIASYAAGCSAVLTLLAEDPIDVEALHSEGRRTSALIGELIDTAAHRAACPAPSAPSPRQLPPQSGPLPPRI; encoded by the coding sequence ATGGAGCCCGCGGCCGAAGCGCAGGAAGTCCTGGCCGAACTCCAACGATTACGGGCCGCGGTCCCGCTCCTGTCCGGCGCCCTGGTCGCCGGAACCGACGGATACGTCCTGGCCCATGACACCCCCGGGGTCGAGCCCGAGAGTGTCGCCGCGCTGACCGCGACCGCGTTCGGCGTCGCGGTCCGGATGGCGGAGGCGACCGGGCGGGGCGGCTTCGGCGAACTTCTCGTACGGGGCGAGTCCGGCTGCATCGCCTCGTACGCCGCAGGCTGCTCGGCCGTCCTCACCCTGCTCGCCGAGGACCCCATCGACGTCGAGGCGCTCCATTCCGAGGGCCGCCGGACGAGTGCCCTCATCGGCGAGCTGATCGACACCGCAGCGCACCGCGCCGCCTGTCCGGCGCCCTCGGCCCCCTCCCCCCGGCAGCTGCCCCCGCAGTCCGGCCCGCTGCCGCCCCGCATCTGA
- the hutU gene encoding urocanate hydratase has translation MSGPRPVRAPRGTELSALGWQQEAALRMLQNNLDPEVAEHPDKLVVYGGTGKAARDWRSFDAMVRTLRTLKQDETMLVQSGRPVGVMQTHEWAPRVLIANSNLVGDWANWEEFRRLEALGLTMYGQMTAGSWIYIGTQGILQGTYETFAAVAAKKFNGTLAGTITLTAGLGGMGGAQPLAVTMNDGVAICIDCDPRAIERRIEHRYLDVRADSLEHALQLATEARDARRPLSIGLLGNAAELLPRMLAEGAPIDIVTDQTSAHDPLAYLPLGVDFDDMASYATEKPADFTQRARESMAKHVEAMVGFMDAGAEVFDYGNSIRGEAQLAGYDRAFDFPGFVPAYIRPLFCEGKGPFRWAALSGEASDIHKTDKAMLELFPENESLHRWIKMAGERVHFQGLPARICWLGYGERDRAGERFNDMVASGELAAPLAIGRDHLDCGSVASPYRETEAMLDGSDAIADWPLLNAMVNVASGASWVSIHHGGGVGMGRSIHAGQVTVADGTKLAGEKIRRVLTNDPGMGVIRHVDAGYDIAESVAADKGVRVPMAEGEQ, from the coding sequence ATGTCAGGACCCCGCCCCGTACGGGCACCGCGCGGTACGGAACTGAGCGCCCTGGGGTGGCAGCAGGAGGCCGCCCTGCGCATGCTGCAGAACAACCTCGACCCCGAGGTCGCCGAGCACCCCGACAAGCTCGTCGTCTACGGCGGCACCGGCAAGGCGGCCCGTGACTGGCGCTCCTTCGACGCGATGGTGCGCACGCTGCGGACGCTCAAGCAGGACGAGACGATGCTCGTCCAGTCCGGCCGTCCGGTCGGCGTCATGCAGACGCACGAGTGGGCGCCGCGCGTCCTGATCGCCAACTCCAACCTGGTCGGCGACTGGGCGAACTGGGAGGAGTTCCGCCGCCTGGAGGCGCTCGGGCTCACCATGTACGGCCAGATGACCGCCGGATCGTGGATCTACATCGGCACGCAGGGCATCCTGCAGGGCACGTACGAGACGTTCGCCGCCGTCGCGGCGAAGAAGTTCAACGGGACGCTGGCCGGCACGATCACCCTGACCGCCGGGCTCGGCGGCATGGGTGGCGCCCAGCCGCTCGCCGTGACGATGAACGACGGCGTCGCGATCTGTATCGACTGCGACCCGCGCGCCATCGAGCGCCGGATCGAGCACCGCTACCTGGACGTGCGCGCCGACTCCCTGGAACACGCGCTCCAGCTGGCCACCGAGGCGCGGGACGCCCGCAGGCCGCTCTCCATCGGTCTGCTGGGCAACGCGGCGGAGCTGCTGCCGCGGATGCTCGCCGAGGGCGCCCCGATCGACATCGTCACCGACCAGACCAGCGCGCACGACCCGCTGGCGTACCTCCCGCTCGGGGTCGACTTCGACGACATGGCCTCGTACGCCACCGAGAAGCCCGCCGACTTCACGCAGCGCGCACGGGAGTCGATGGCCAAGCACGTCGAGGCGATGGTCGGCTTCATGGACGCCGGGGCCGAGGTGTTCGACTACGGCAACTCCATCCGCGGCGAGGCCCAGCTCGCGGGCTACGACCGGGCCTTCGACTTCCCGGGCTTCGTGCCCGCCTACATCCGGCCGCTCTTCTGCGAGGGCAAGGGCCCGTTCCGCTGGGCCGCGCTCTCCGGCGAGGCGTCGGACATCCACAAGACCGACAAGGCGATGCTCGAACTCTTCCCCGAGAACGAGTCGCTGCACCGCTGGATCAAGATGGCCGGCGAACGTGTCCACTTCCAGGGGCTGCCCGCCCGGATCTGCTGGCTCGGTTACGGCGAGCGCGACCGGGCCGGTGAGCGGTTCAACGACATGGTGGCGAGCGGTGAGCTGGCCGCGCCGCTGGCCATCGGGCGCGACCACCTCGACTGCGGCTCCGTGGCCTCCCCGTACCGGGAGACCGAGGCCATGCTCGACGGGTCCGACGCGATCGCCGACTGGCCGCTGCTGAACGCCATGGTCAACGTGGCCTCCGGGGCCTCCTGGGTCTCCATCCACCACGGCGGCGGCGTCGGCATGGGGCGCTCCATCCACGCCGGGCAGGTGACCGTCGCCGACGGCACGAAGCTGGCGGGCGAGAAGATCCGCCGGGTGCTCACCAACGACCCGGGCATGGGCGTCATCCGGCACGTCGACGCCGGGTACGACATCGCGGAGTCGGTCGCCGCGGACAAGGGCGTGCGCGTGCCGATGGCAGAGGGCGAACAGTGA
- a CDS encoding SDR family oxidoreductase codes for MSYKTLAGRTAVITGAASGMGSATARLLAAQGVRVALLARRAERLEELAAAIGAAGGEALAVVTDVTDQASVDAAAELVHRTFGQVDLVVNAAGVMLPNPVDEGRTDEWQRMIDTNVTGALRIIRAFTADLVAVAAEGRTADLVNISSIGAHIMFPNYAVYGATKAALTYLSTSLRTEFGPRDVRVTNIEPGLTETELAGHVDNAELSGQLDDMFGALGGLSSDEIADLIAYATSRARHINLRQLIVQPTRQA; via the coding sequence GCCCGGCTGCTCGCCGCCCAGGGGGTCAGGGTCGCCCTGCTGGCCCGGCGCGCGGAGCGGCTGGAGGAGCTGGCCGCCGCGATCGGGGCGGCGGGCGGCGAGGCGCTCGCCGTGGTCACCGACGTCACCGACCAGGCGTCGGTCGACGCGGCGGCCGAGCTGGTGCACCGCACCTTCGGTCAGGTGGACCTGGTGGTCAACGCGGCCGGTGTGATGCTGCCGAACCCGGTGGACGAGGGCCGGACCGACGAGTGGCAGCGGATGATCGACACCAATGTGACGGGCGCCCTGCGGATCATCCGGGCCTTCACGGCCGACCTGGTGGCGGTGGCCGCCGAGGGCCGCACCGCGGACCTGGTGAACATCTCGTCCATCGGCGCGCACATCATGTTCCCCAACTACGCGGTGTACGGGGCGACGAAGGCCGCGCTGACGTATCTGTCGACATCGCTGCGCACCGAGTTCGGGCCGCGCGACGTCCGGGTCACGAACATCGAGCCGGGCCTCACCGAAACGGAGCTGGCCGGCCATGTCGACAACGCCGAGCTGAGCGGGCAGCTCGACGACATGTTCGGCGCGCTCGGCGGGCTCTCCAGCGACGAGATCGCCGATCTGATCGCCTACGCCACCAGCCGGGCACGCCACATCAACCTGCGCCAGCTGATCGTGCAGCCCACCCGCCAGGCGTAG
- a CDS encoding RNA polymerase sigma factor SigF, giving the protein MSPRLDGPRPHNATSACPQGLTHSDSPAAGAENGTRSSTSTTSSTVTISDTSTSIISDTGDASGTGRIGGFDRIDADDHGVSDGLEGLPEIPPFDEVGPLDARALSKTLFERLGSLEEGTREYSYVRNTLVELNLALVRFAASRFRSRSEPMEDIVQVGTIGLIKAIDRFELSRGVEFPTFAMPTIVGEIKRFFRDTSWSVRVPRRLQELRLDLAKAGDELAQQLDRSPTVGELADRLGITHDEVVEGMAASNAYTASSLDAKPEEDEHESALADRIGYEDHGLEGIEYVESLKPLIAALPRRDRTILSLRFVANMTQSEIGEELGISQMHVSRLLSRTLVKLRKGLTLEE; this is encoded by the coding sequence ATGTCACCCCGGCTCGACGGACCGCGTCCCCACAACGCGACGTCAGCATGTCCTCAGGGACTGACCCACTCAGACTCCCCTGCCGCGGGCGCCGAGAACGGCACCCGCAGCAGCACCAGCACCACCAGCAGCACCGTCACCATCAGTGACACCAGCACCAGCATCATCAGCGACACCGGCGACGCGAGCGGCACCGGCCGCATCGGTGGCTTCGACCGCATCGACGCCGACGACCACGGCGTGAGCGACGGTCTCGAAGGACTTCCCGAGATCCCGCCTTTCGACGAGGTGGGCCCGCTGGACGCCAGGGCGTTGTCGAAGACGCTCTTCGAACGGCTCGGATCCCTCGAAGAGGGCACCCGCGAGTACTCGTACGTCCGCAATACGCTCGTCGAACTGAACCTGGCCCTGGTCAGGTTCGCCGCCTCCCGGTTCCGCTCCCGCAGCGAGCCGATGGAGGACATCGTCCAGGTCGGCACCATCGGCCTGATCAAGGCGATCGACCGTTTCGAGCTCAGCCGTGGCGTGGAGTTCCCCACGTTCGCGATGCCGACCATCGTCGGCGAGATAAAGCGCTTCTTCCGCGACACCAGCTGGTCCGTGCGCGTCCCGCGCCGGCTGCAGGAGCTGCGGCTCGACCTGGCCAAGGCGGGCGACGAGCTCGCCCAGCAACTGGACCGATCGCCCACTGTGGGCGAGCTCGCCGACCGCCTCGGCATCACCCATGACGAGGTCGTCGAGGGCATGGCCGCGAGCAACGCGTACACCGCGAGCTCGCTGGACGCCAAGCCCGAGGAGGACGAGCACGAAAGCGCGCTGGCGGACCGTATCGGCTACGAGGACCACGGGCTCGAAGGCATCGAGTACGTCGAGTCCCTGAAGCCGCTGATCGCCGCGTTGCCGCGCCGCGACCGCACGATCCTCTCGCTCCGGTTCGTCGCCAACATGACGCAGTCGGAGATCGGTGAGGAGCTGGGCATCTCCCAGATGCATGTGTCGCGGCTGCTCTCCCGCACGCTGGTCAAGCTGCGCAAGGGCCTGACCCTGGAGGAGTGA
- a CDS encoding STAS domain-containing protein, whose translation MDRGTVGSANRGRLQVEVRTEGRSEVVTPVGELDHHTADLLREPLEHAVEQGRVRLVVDCSGLEFCDSTGLNVLLGARLKAEAAGGGVHLAGMLPVVARVFEITGAEAVFTVHDSLEAALDT comes from the coding sequence ATGGACCGCGGGACGGTCGGCAGTGCGAACCGGGGTCGACTTCAGGTCGAGGTCCGGACCGAAGGGCGCAGCGAGGTCGTGACGCCGGTGGGTGAGCTGGATCACCACACGGCGGATCTGTTGCGGGAGCCCCTGGAGCACGCGGTCGAGCAAGGGCGAGTACGCCTGGTGGTCGACTGCTCGGGACTCGAATTCTGTGATTCCACCGGGCTCAATGTGTTGCTCGGTGCCCGCCTGAAGGCGGAAGCGGCCGGGGGAGGGGTCCATTTGGCCGGAATGCTGCCGGTGGTGGCGAGGGTCTTCGAGATCACCGGGGCCGAGGCGGTCTTCACCGTCCACGACTCCCTCGAAGCGGCCCTGGACACATGA
- a CDS encoding peptidase translates to MSYQKRTALALASALAGTVVLMTAPAAHATVVDVDYKCKTPIGDKSAVSPIDIKSVKSGGGYRLTMSFQKGVSSSPVELGKGAMSPGAVIKVGGADPGQVQVSGPPNSAAIPANTPIKISDLSGTYTPKKSGKVDFTAGVLTIKALGTTTTCTPSNNPGPSLQLDVTAAGNPQSTPDDGGGQLPKTGPLDSAVALGTLGGTVLLTGAAGVLWLTKRGQGAAVR, encoded by the coding sequence GTGTCCTACCAGAAGCGAACAGCTCTCGCGCTGGCGTCCGCGCTGGCGGGCACGGTGGTGCTGATGACCGCGCCCGCCGCCCACGCCACGGTCGTGGACGTCGACTACAAGTGCAAGACCCCGATCGGCGACAAGAGCGCCGTGTCTCCCATCGACATCAAGAGCGTCAAGAGCGGCGGTGGCTACCGGCTCACGATGTCCTTCCAGAAGGGCGTCTCCTCCAGCCCCGTCGAACTGGGCAAGGGGGCGATGAGCCCCGGCGCGGTCATCAAGGTGGGTGGTGCCGACCCGGGCCAGGTCCAGGTCTCCGGCCCACCGAACTCCGCCGCGATACCAGCCAACACCCCCATCAAGATCAGTGACCTGTCGGGTACGTACACCCCGAAGAAGAGCGGCAAGGTCGACTTCACCGCAGGGGTGCTCACCATCAAGGCACTCGGTACGACCACGACCTGCACCCCCTCCAACAACCCGGGACCGTCGCTCCAGCTCGATGTGACGGCCGCGGGCAACCCGCAGAGCACCCCGGACGACGGCGGCGGGCAGCTGCCGAAGACCGGCCCGCTCGACTCGGCCGTGGCACTCGGCACGCTGGGCGGCACGGTGCTGCTGACCGGTGCGGCCGGGGTGCTCTGGCTGACCAAGCGCGGGCAGGGGGCCGCGGTCCGATAG
- a CDS encoding MurR/RpiR family transcriptional regulator yields the protein MSGSSPAARLQQLFEGRRLTPTQRRIAHSMVRRAGDVPFLSSVELAELAGVSQPSVTRFAVALGFDGYPALRKHLREVAPAEPEPAGGDDAYNEYQQAVLGEIENLRHLAELLADPGPVERAGRLLAASRPLPVLGLRAASSQARGFGYFAAKVHPDVRVLDEGGSMLRDRIDAARRAGASALICFALPRHPKEVVDALAYAQEQGMAVVSVADSAFAPVAKYSDLLIPAAVGTGLAFDTACAPMLLGRVLLEAMCDDLPDAQARLEEFDARAAARGLFVE from the coding sequence ATGAGCGGGAGCAGCCCGGCCGCGCGGTTGCAGCAGCTCTTCGAGGGGCGCCGGCTCACACCCACCCAGCGGCGCATCGCGCACTCGATGGTGCGCAGGGCCGGGGACGTCCCGTTCCTGTCGAGCGTGGAGCTGGCCGAGCTCGCCGGGGTCAGTCAGCCGTCCGTCACCCGCTTCGCCGTGGCGCTCGGCTTCGACGGCTATCCGGCGCTCCGCAAGCACCTGCGGGAGGTCGCCCCCGCCGAGCCCGAGCCGGCGGGCGGGGACGACGCGTACAACGAGTACCAGCAGGCGGTGCTCGGCGAGATCGAGAATCTGCGGCACCTGGCGGAGCTGCTCGCCGACCCCGGGCCGGTCGAGCGGGCGGGCAGGCTGCTCGCGGCCTCGCGGCCGCTGCCGGTGCTCGGGCTGCGGGCCGCCTCCTCGCAGGCGCGGGGCTTCGGGTACTTCGCGGCCAAGGTCCACCCCGATGTCCGGGTGCTCGACGAGGGCGGCAGCATGCTGCGCGACCGGATCGACGCCGCCCGGCGGGCGGGCGCCTCCGCGCTGATCTGCTTCGCGCTGCCCCGGCACCCGAAGGAGGTCGTGGACGCCCTCGCGTACGCGCAGGAGCAGGGGATGGCCGTGGTGTCGGTGGCGGACTCCGCGTTCGCGCCCGTCGCCAAGTACAGCGATCTGCTGATCCCGGCCGCCGTCGGCACCGGGCTCGCCTTCGACACGGCGTGTGCGCCCATGTTGCTGGGGCGGGTGCTGCTGGAGGCGATGTGCGACGACCTGCCCGACGCGCAGGCGCGGCTGGAGGAGTTCGACGCGAGGGCGGCGGCGCGGGGACTGTTCGTGGAGTGA
- a CDS encoding ATP-binding protein, translated as MSTTRQHPPGDLGREPQGAGVDADAGADAASPEPAERQWRTLSLRGVSGIVPTARDFARQALHEWGWLPASSADGRAAAEDVLLVVSELVTNACLHADGPEEMRIACTAKVLRVEVVDSGAGQPAPRTPHRAGRPGGHGMFIVQRLCLDWGVLRVPGRAGKTVWAELAAPA; from the coding sequence ATGAGCACCACCCGGCAGCATCCGCCGGGCGACCTCGGCCGTGAGCCGCAGGGCGCAGGCGTGGACGCGGACGCGGGCGCCGACGCGGCCTCCCCCGAGCCGGCCGAGCGACAGTGGCGCACCCTGTCGCTGCGGGGGGTCAGCGGCATCGTGCCGACCGCCCGTGACTTCGCCCGCCAGGCGCTTCATGAATGGGGCTGGCTCCCCGCGTCGAGCGCCGATGGCCGGGCCGCCGCCGAGGACGTCCTGCTGGTCGTCTCCGAGCTGGTCACCAACGCCTGTCTGCATGCCGACGGCCCCGAGGAGATGCGCATCGCCTGCACGGCGAAGGTGCTGCGGGTGGAGGTCGTCGACTCGGGCGCGGGCCAGCCCGCGCCGCGCACCCCGCACCGGGCCGGGCGGCCCGGCGGGCACGGCATGTTCATCGTGCAGCGGCTCTGCCTGGACTGGGGTGTCCTGCGGGTGCCCGGCCGGGCCGGGAAAACCGTCTGGGCGGAGCTGGCCGCGCCCGCGTAG
- a CDS encoding formimidoylglutamate deiminase: MQLTTQPTGRPATVTYWLSHAWLGTHVEPGVALDVSDGLIAGVRTGVATPPPGATVLRGLTVPGLANTHSHAFHRALRSTVQVGSGTFWTWRETMYQVASRLTPDSYYDLARAVYAEMALAGMTAVGEFHYLHHAPGGTPYDNPNAMGEALIAAAGEAGIRITLLDTAYLSAGFGKRPTQYQQPDRHQLRFSDTTADAWAERASLLKGGDHALIGAAVHSVRAVPAAQLATVAAWAEERQAPLHVHLSEQTAENDACLAAHGCTPTRLLADHGVLGPRTTGIHNTHLTAEDIALLGSSATGTCMCPTTERDLADGIGPAVALQRAGSPLSLGSDSHAVIDLFEEARAMELDERLRTRARGHWTAAALLRAATVDGHAALGRPEAGVIEPGAPADLATVALDSVRTAGPVPRLAAEAVVFAASAADVRHTVVAGRHIVRDGRHALVEDVPAALASAIAALHG; this comes from the coding sequence GTGCAGCTGACAACGCAACCGACGGGCAGGCCCGCCACCGTGACGTACTGGTTGTCCCACGCCTGGCTCGGCACCCATGTCGAGCCGGGCGTCGCCCTGGACGTCTCCGACGGGCTGATCGCGGGCGTCCGCACCGGCGTCGCCACCCCGCCGCCGGGCGCCACCGTGCTGCGCGGGCTCACCGTTCCCGGGCTCGCCAACACCCATTCGCACGCCTTCCACCGTGCCCTGCGCTCCACCGTCCAGGTCGGCTCCGGCACCTTCTGGACCTGGCGCGAGACCATGTACCAGGTCGCCTCCCGGCTCACCCCCGACTCGTACTACGACCTCGCCCGTGCCGTGTACGCCGAGATGGCGCTGGCGGGCATGACCGCGGTCGGCGAATTCCACTATCTGCACCACGCGCCGGGCGGCACCCCGTACGACAACCCGAACGCGATGGGCGAGGCCCTCATCGCGGCGGCGGGCGAGGCCGGTATCCGGATCACGCTGCTGGACACCGCCTACCTCTCCGCCGGATTCGGCAAGCGCCCCACCCAGTACCAGCAGCCCGACCGGCACCAGCTGCGCTTCTCCGACACCACCGCGGACGCCTGGGCCGAACGCGCCTCCCTCCTCAAGGGCGGCGACCACGCCCTGATCGGCGCGGCCGTCCACTCCGTGCGCGCCGTGCCCGCCGCACAGCTCGCCACCGTGGCCGCCTGGGCCGAGGAGCGGCAGGCCCCGCTCCATGTCCACCTCTCCGAGCAGACCGCGGAGAACGACGCCTGCCTCGCCGCCCACGGCTGCACACCCACCCGGCTCCTCGCCGACCACGGTGTCCTCGGCCCGCGCACCACCGGTATCCACAACACCCACCTCACCGCCGAGGACATCGCGCTCCTCGGCTCCTCGGCGACCGGCACCTGCATGTGCCCCACCACGGAACGCGACCTCGCCGACGGAATCGGCCCCGCCGTCGCCCTCCAGCGCGCCGGCTCGCCGCTCTCCCTCGGCAGCGACAGCCACGCCGTGATCGACCTCTTCGAAGAGGCCCGCGCGATGGAGCTCGACGAGCGCCTGCGCACCCGGGCGCGCGGTCACTGGACGGCGGCCGCCCTGCTGCGCGCCGCGACCGTCGACGGACACGCGGCGCTCGGCCGGCCCGAGGCGGGCGTCATCGAGCCCGGTGCGCCCGCAGATCTGGCGACCGTCGCCCTGGATTCCGTCAGAACAGCGGGACCGGTGCCCAGACTTGCCGCCGAAGCGGTCGTATTCGCCGCCTCCGCGGCCGATGTGCGGCACACGGTCGTGGCAGGCCGGCACATCGTCCGCGACGGGCGGCACGCACTCGTCGAGGACGTACCCGCAGCACTCGCCTCGGCCATCGCCGCCCTGCACGGCTGA
- a CDS encoding allantoate amidohydrolase, with protein MWRELLPVGRHQDSGGYRRYAWTGADADCRAWFRAQAEARGLTYEVDRNGNQWAWLGDPLAGDAVVAGSHLDSVPDGGAFDGPLGVVSSFAALDELRSRGATFTRPLAISNFGDEEGARFGLACVGSRLAAGQLTAEAAHRLRDGDGITLPQAMEAAGYDPDAIGPDPERLARIGAFVELHVEQGRALDLTGDPVGIASAIWPHGRWRFDFRGEANHAGTTRLADRRDPMLTYAETVLAARREAELAGALATFGKIAVEPNGVNAIPSLVRGWLDSRAADQASLDAVVGGVERAAREHAERAGIDLDVVRESFTPVVEFEHALRDELGKILAGRDGRDGGGADRAVPVLGTGAGHDAGILSASVPTAMLFVRNPTGISHSPAEHAGEDDCVAGVIALADVLEGLACS; from the coding sequence ATGTGGCGGGAGCTCCTGCCGGTCGGCCGGCATCAGGACAGCGGGGGCTACCGCCGCTACGCCTGGACCGGGGCCGACGCCGACTGCCGCGCCTGGTTCCGGGCGCAGGCCGAGGCGCGCGGGCTCACCTACGAGGTCGACCGCAACGGCAACCAGTGGGCCTGGCTCGGCGACCCCCTGGCCGGGGACGCCGTCGTCGCCGGATCGCATCTCGACTCCGTTCCGGACGGCGGTGCCTTCGACGGGCCACTCGGCGTGGTCTCCTCCTTCGCCGCGCTCGACGAACTCCGCAGCAGGGGGGCGACGTTCACCCGGCCGCTGGCCATCAGCAACTTCGGCGACGAGGAGGGGGCCCGCTTCGGGCTCGCCTGTGTGGGCTCCCGGCTCGCCGCCGGACAGCTGACCGCCGAGGCGGCGCACCGGCTCCGCGACGGCGACGGCATCACGCTGCCGCAGGCCATGGAGGCGGCCGGGTACGACCCCGACGCCATCGGCCCGGACCCCGAACGGCTCGCCCGCATCGGCGCGTTCGTCGAGCTCCATGTCGAGCAGGGGCGTGCCCTCGACCTCACCGGCGACCCGGTCGGCATCGCCTCCGCGATCTGGCCGCACGGACGCTGGAGGTTCGACTTCCGGGGCGAGGCCAACCACGCGGGCACCACCCGTCTCGCCGACCGGCGCGACCCGATGCTCACGTACGCCGAGACCGTGCTGGCCGCCCGCCGCGAAGCGGAACTCGCCGGCGCTCTCGCCACCTTCGGCAAGATCGCCGTCGAGCCGAACGGGGTCAACGCCATCCCCTCCCTCGTCCGCGGCTGGCTCGACTCCCGTGCCGCCGACCAGGCGTCCCTCGACGCCGTGGTCGGCGGCGTCGAACGGGCCGCCAGGGAGCACGCCGAGCGGGCCGGGATCGACCTCGATGTCGTACGGGAGTCCTTCACGCCCGTCGTCGAGTTCGAGCACGCCCTGCGCGACGAGCTCGGCAAGATCCTCGCGGGCCGGGACGGCCGGGACGGCGGTGGCGCCGACCGGGCGGTACCCGTCCTGGGCACCGGCGCCGGACACGACGCGGGTATTTTGTCCGCTTCGGTCCCTACCGCCATGCTGTTCGTACGGAACCCCACCGGGATCTCGCACTCTCCGGCCGAGCACGCGGGCGAGGACGACTGCGTGGCCGGGGTGATCGCACTCGCCGACGTACTGGAAGGTCTCGCGTGCAGCTGA